CGTAAGGCTGTGCCGCGTTTCGCTGGCACTACTCGTCACCCTCGTGATTGCCAAGATCGCGATAGTCTCAGCAGGAGTAGAGGTCGATTTCAGGCTGACCTACATCGCCCTGGCATCCGCATTGCCGGTTATCCTGTTCAGCCCGCAGAGACTCAAGATAATCAGACAAATAGACTGGCACACGATGATTTTCTTTGCCGCGATGTTCATACTTATGGCCAGCGTCTGGGAATCCGGTTTCTTCCAGCGCCAACTCGAATCCATGAACATGAACCTGGCTTCTGTCAGCGTTATCATGATGGTATCCGTAATCCTGAGCCAGTTCGTTTCCAATGTTCCGCTCGTCGCCCTGTACATGCCGACGCTGACGGAATTGGGAGCCTCGACGAAGGAACTGATGGCTCTGGCTGCGGGGAGCACTATAGCCGGGAACCTGCTGATACTGGGTGCAGTTAGTAACGTGATAATAATTCAAAACGCGGAGAAGAATGCGGGTGAGACCCTTACTTTTTTCGAGTTCGCCCGTATAGGCTTGCCGCTGACCGTTATCAATATACTTGTATACTGGCTCTATCTGTCGTTCGTCATGTAATGCGACATCATATCGCATTGTCAAGTCGACACTACTAATGTCGACACCAACATTACAACGCAATCGAGAGACTTGTCACAGGTATTGGCAAATGCCTAAATACCTGCTATATTTATTTATCCTCAATCTACATAATACCGGTGAAAATACGTTCTAAGGAGGGATATCATGGCTTCAAAATACGCGAAAGGCCTGCACGCAGCTTTTACGGCACTGGAATCAAACCAGGGATACCTTAAGAATCTGGAAAAGTTGAAGGCCGAGGGATCGGTGCCGAATGATCAGTATGATTCAATGAAGGAAGAATACGGCCGCAAAATCCCCCCGGCTGAGTCCGAGATTAAAGCCATCAAGAACAGGGTTGAGCGTGAGCTGGACGCGCTGAAAAAAGAACAGGGCGTGGTTAAAAAGGATCTCGATAACCTCAGCACACGCAACAAGGTCGGCGAGATACCTCTGGAGAAATTCAGGAGCATGGATGCCAAGCTGCGGCGCAGGAACGAACAAATAGAAACGGAAATGGCCGAGTTTGAGAACCTGCTGAAGGCAAACTGTGCCGCCGACATCTGGCAGGGACCTCCGGGTAAATCCAGCGGGTATTCCGCGCCGAGATTATAATAAACAATACGTTATCAAGACAGAGAGGCTCTTACGATGCGCTGTCCCGTCTGTAAAGTTCCTATGATAGTAGTCGAGCACAATAGGATTGAGCTCGACTATTGCACGAGATGTCTAGGCGTATGGTTCGATGCCGGCGAGCTTGAGCTGCTGTTGGAATCCGCGGGGATGCACTCTGCCGACTTCAATATGCAGAAAATTCTGGGGATGCCTGAAAGGAAAATAAAAGAGGCCGCGAGAAAGTGTTCCCTATGCGGGAAGAAGATGAAGAAGGTCGCTATAATAAGCGACCCGGAGGTGATAATCGACGCTTGTATCCAAGGAGAGGGTCTGTGGTTCGACGGCGGCGAGGTGGGTCAGGTTATTAAACATCTGGTGTCGCAACACGCGGCAGCATCAGGCGCTCCGGACAGAGTGATAGAATTTCTCGGCGAGACCTTTAAGTCCAGAGAATAGCTATAGAATTTGGAGGTGTGATATGGCATGGGTGATCGCAGTGGTAATCGTCGTCGGTATTCTGGTCATACTGGGAATCATGTTCTTCGTCATCTACAACTCGCTAGTTGGATTGCGGAACCAGGTGAAGAATTCATGGGCCCAGATCGATGTACAGCTGAAGAGGCGTCACGACCTGATCCCGAATCTGGTGGAGACGGTCAAAGGCTATGCGGCACACGAGCGGCAAACACTGGAAGCTGTCATCCAGGCCCGCAATACCGCGGTAAGCGCTGTGGGCAAGGGTGTGGGGGAGCAGGCTAAGGCTGAGGGTGGGCTCAGCGGCGCCCTTTCCAAACTCTTTGCCGTAGCAGAGCAGTATCCCAATCTAAAAGCGAACGAGAATTTTCTAGCCCTTCAGGAAGAGCTAACGTCCACCGAGAACAAAATAAGCTTTGCGCGCCAGTTTTACAACGACAGCGTAATGACGCTGAATAACAAGGTTCAGATGTTCCCTTCGAACATCATCGCCAGCGTCTCAGGTTTCAAGGCTGGAGAGTTCTTCGAAGTAGAGTCAGCGGCGGAGAGACAGGCTCCCAAGGTAAGCTTCAGCTAGGATAGCAAGGCTTTGGTATGTGGGCGCAGATAAGGTCCAACAAAATAAGGTCGGTGATACTGGTGGCCGCTCTCGCGGGGGTGCTGGTGTTATTGGGTTATTTCCTGGGCGAAGCCTTCCTCGGCAGCGGCTTGGCCGGCCTGATCATCGCCCTAATCATATGGCTGGTCATGAACCTTATAGCATACTTCCAGGGCGGAGCTCTTGTTCTATCGCTTTCCAGAGCCCGGAAGATCGGACCGAGCGATTATCCGCGCCTTTGGAACGTGGTGGAGGAGATGAAGATAGCCTCCGGTCTGGAGAAAATGCCGGATGTTTACATCATCGACGATCCAGCCATGAACGCCTTCGCCACGGGACGTTCCCCCAAGCATGCGGCGGTCGCCGTTACCTCCGGCCTGTTGCAGAAGATGAACCGCGATGAGCTGCAGGGCGTGATAGCCCATGAGATATCCCACATCCAGAACCGCGACGTTCTACTGATGACGCTGTGCAGCGTCCTGCTGGGAACCATAGTTATTCTTGCCTGGTACGGCAGCAGGGTTATGCTGTTCAGCGGCGGGGGCAGGCGCAGCGGCAGCGGGGGAGGAGGAAGCGCCGGAGCAATTATTATTATCGTTGCGCTGGCGCTGGCGATACTCGCGCCGATTTTCGCCTATTTAATCTACTTCGCCATATCCCGAAAGCGGGAGTATCTGGCCGACGCTTCGGGAGCGCTCTACACAAGGTACCCGGAGGGACTCGCTTCGGCGCTGGAGAAGATCTCGGGCTCAACGGTACAACTCAAATCGGCCAACCAGGCCTTCGCACCAATGTATATCGCTAATCCCTTCCGTAAACAAGGCATGTCGGCCAGCGACCTCACCAGCACGCACCCTCCTGTCCGCGAGAGGATCAGAATACTTCGCAGCATGGCCGGAGGCGCCTCTTTCGCCGACTACGATAAAGCCTTTCGCCAGGTACACAAGGGCAAGGGAGGCGTGATCCCGGGCGCGGCGCTGGCGGGGGCGGGAGCCGCCGGGTTGGTTGCGACACGCCAGTCTGCAGTTGAGGATAAAGCGGCTGAAAAGAGAGAGAAGCTTGATCGTTCGAGAGAGGTCTCTTCGGTACTAGAGAATCTCAACAAATACACCGCGCTGGCCTGCCAGTGCGGCACCGCCTTCAGAATTCCTCCGGATTACAAAGGCAAAGTTATCCGGTGCCCGCGCTGCGGCAGGGATAATCAGATACCTAACAGGTAACCCGCTTTTACTTCTTTCCAATTTCCGACAAAATGCCTAAAAAGTATTGACTTTTTCTTTCTGATATATGCTAAAATTCGCCGTCAGTAGTAGAACACACATCGCGATATTAAACGAACACTACTGTAAATAATGAGAGAAAACATAGAGGAGGTTCACATTCTATGACGGCAGATAATCGTTTCGACATTGTTATTGTTGGAGGCGGCCCCAACGGTACCGCGCTCGCGGCTTACCTTTCCAAGAGCGGGCTCAAGGTCTGCGTGCTGGAAGAGCGATACGAGGCGGGCGGCTCCGCCGAGACGGCGGAGGCTAAAGCCGGTCTGCGCCTCTATCCTCACGCTATATTAATGTATGCCGCCCCGGCGCCCGGCTTCGATCAGCTCGAGCTCTGGAAGTACGGATTCCGTATGACATGGAACCCCCAGGATGTCATCGGTCACGCCACCAACGGTCTATCATGCAGCAACGGCATAGCGGGACTGAGCCCCAAGGACATGGCCGGCTACATGAAAATCAGCGGCCTCGTGGGCAACCCGCCCTTCGCACGCGAATTGATGCGCGCCACCAACTGGTGCCCGCCGCACCCCGATTATGTGGAGATCGATGAGAATACCATACCCTATATGCAGGTCTACAAGAAATACGTCCCCGAGGTCTGGACGAAAGAAATCCTTGATATGACACTGTTTGACTTCATGGACGAGTGGTTCGATACCGAGCCGTGGAAGTGCACCGTAGCCTCGGCGGCATGGTGGTCCGGTGCCGCGGCTCACTGGGAAGGCGTGGCCATCCCCGCCTTCATCAATGTCATGCAGCTCTTCATCGCTGCGTTAAGCGTGCCCCGCGGCGGCATGCACGGCTACTTCCACGCTATCTTCCGCGCCGCCATTGCTCACGGCACGACATTCAAAGCAGCCTGCCCCGTGGAAGAGATAATCGTACAGAACGGCAGGGCCGTGGGCGTGCGCCTGCGCGACGATGCTGCTGCCAGAGAGAAAACCATCTGGGCCGATAAGGCCGTTATCTCAGCATGCGATGTCAAACAGACATTCAACCAGCTCGTAGGACCGAGTCATTTGGATAAAGGCTTCCTGCAGAAGGTCAATGATATCAGCATTAAAGGCGGAACCCTATGGGTATCACAGTTCCTGTTGAAGAAACCGCTGTCATGGAAACCCGCGTGGCAAAAGATGGGCGGCGGCCACCAGGAAGTTCCTTACGGCAGCGCCTATCCCATGGACTCCCGCGATATCTACTACGAAAACGTGAGCGACGTCGACGCCTTTAAGGGCAACCCCAGCGTGCCGGCCGAGCGCTACCTCTGGTTCCTCGCGCCGAGCCAGGCCTTCGATCCCACCGATAACCAGTGCCCCGGCGTCTATCCTAAAGGCGTTCTTTCCGCCACCTTCGAGGCGGGCGCTACGCCTCCTGAGTACAACGTAGAGGCCCCCGACGCCGCCGATAAGGTCAAGACCGAGATGGAAGCATACTTCCGCAAGGCCTTCAGCGGCCCGCTTGAGGGGCTGGAAGACGACAATGTGATCATGCACTGGTCCACTGCTCCGTTCGAGATGATACACCGCAACCGCAGCCTCCTGGGCGGCACATGGTGCGGACACAGACATTGCGGCGACCAGTTGTTCAACAAGCCGCACTTCCGGGATATCGCCCGATACCGCACCCCGATCGACGGCCTGTACCTCTGCCATCAGACCTCGGGCCACCCCGGCGGCCTGTGCCTCATGGCCATACCCTACAACCTGATGCACATACTCATCGAGGACGGCGTAGTGGAGCCCGGCGACTGGTGGTACCCGTCACCTTACTACATCCCCGAGAGAGGCAAAATATCAGCGGTCCCCGGTCAGGGCAGGATGCCGGAATAGGAATCGACAGTTAAGTCAGAACGATGGCCGCTTCCGTAATGGAAGCGGCCATTTTTATTTAGTTCAACAGCGTCGCAACATGACGTTGACATTGAATAAATGCCAATAAAGAATGCTTAGGCTGGCGGGATTATAGCCTTGATGACTTAGAGCGGTGTGACAGGCTGGTCGAAAACTTCCTTAGCAGGTATCATCACCACAGACCGCATATAGGACTCAATATGACACCGGCATTACAAAAGAGAAAGGACGACGACTGTCGGATATTCGCGGAGAATTGAGCGAATAGTTTACATTACCCTCGGACTATGATATACTTCCTATTCTGTAATGAATAAAGAGAGAAAACAGGCCATATTAGAGGGGTTTCGCCTCCACGAGAAAGACAGTGGCTCCCCGGAGGTTCAGGTCGCTCTGCTCACGGAGCGGATTAACAACCTGACCGAGCACATGCGGGTCAATCGCCATGATTACGACTCGCTACGCGGACTTCTCATTCTGGTGGGGCAGCGACAGCGGTTGCTGCAGTACATAAGCCGGGAAGATCCGGAGCGGTACCGTTCGCTCATCGCCAGACTTGGTCTCCGTAAGTAAGGAAGGAGTCCGCGATGCCACACAGGTACGAATGTCTGCTGGGCAGCCAGCCTCTTATTATTGAAACAGGAGCTATTGCCAATCAGGCGGATGGTTCCGTTACCGTTCGGTACGGCGACACGTTAATCTTAGCCACGGTCTGCGTATCCAAGACAGAGAGGGAAGACGCGGACATGGTGCCCCTGACCGTAGACTACGAGGAGAAGCACTACGCCGCGGGTAAGATACCCGGCAGCTTCATCCGCAGGGAAAGCCGCCCCAGCCAGGATGCGATTTTAGCCGACCGTCTCATAGACCGGTCGTTGCGTCCGCTTATCGCGAAAGGCTTCAAACACGACACGCAGATCGTCATAACGGTGTTATCCACGGACCAGGAGAACGATCCTGATATACTGGCCATCATCGGCGCTTCTGCCGCGCTATCAATATCCAAGGTGCCGTTCGACGGCCCCATATCCGCGGTCCGCGTGGGCTACATAGAAGGTAATCTAGTCCTGAATCCCACCTTCAGCCAGCTGGAGGAAAGCAAGTTGGATATCGTGGTCTCCGGCACCAAAGACGCTCCAGCCATGGTCGAGGCCGAGGCCGATGAGATAGCGGACCAGGTCATACTCGATGCCATCATGATGGCGCAGGAGGCCAATCAGAACGCTATCCTGCTTCAGGAAAAACTGCGCGAGGAGTGCGGTAAACCCAAAATGGATTTCAATCCGGCAATAGTCAAACCTGAAGCCCTGGAAGCCGTCTCCGCCATCGTCGGCGACAGGCTCGGCGAAGTAGTATACAAAACCAAACTCGACAGGCAGGCTGACCTCGACGCCATCGAGCAGGAGTTAAATAAACAGCTGAACGAGCAATTCACATCGAAAGAAATAAGCTCAGCGCTCGAGGCTCTGGTTAAGAAAGCGGTCAGATCGCAAATCCTGGAGAAGGGCGTACGCTCCGCCGGTCGTAAGCCGAACGAGATCCGGCCTATAACCTGTGAAGTGGGGGCACTGCCCCGCACACACGGATCGGGCCTGTTCACACGCGGAAGCACCCAGGTACTAAGCATCACAACGCTGGGCTCGTCGTCGGAAGAACAGATGATCGATACTATCAGCCAGCAGGACAGCAAGCGTTTCCTGCATCACTATAACTTCCCGCCTTTCTGCGTCGGCGAGACAGGCCGCATGACCGGCCCCAAGCGCCGAGAGATAGGACACGGCGCGCTGGCGGAACGGGCGCTGACACCAGTAATCCCGACGAAAGAAGAGTTCCCATATACGCTGCGAGTGGTCTCCGAGGTTCTGTCCTCGAACGGCTCCAGCTCAATGGGAAGCGTCTGCGCCAGCAGCCTATCGCTGATGGATGCCGGCGTCCCGATAAAGAAGGCCGTCGCCGGTGTGGCCATGGGACTGATAGCGGAGGGGGACCAATACGTCATCCTCACGGACATAGAGGGGTTGGAGGATGCCTACGGCAATATGGATTTCAAAGTGGCGGGAACCGTCGACGGTATCAACGCCCTGCAGATGGATATCAAGCTCAAAGGAATACCATACGCTGTTATCGAGAAGGGATTGAAGCAGGCGTACGAGGCCCGACTGTTCATTCTCGATAAGATGAATCAGGCAATCGGTACTCACCGCACCGAGCTCAGCAAATACGCCCCCAGGATATACCGGATGATGATCAATCCGGAGAAGATCGGCACTGTTATCGGCCCGGGCGGCAAGATGATAAGATCGATCGTTGAGCAGACCAAGTCCAAAGTGGATATTGAAGACGACGGCACGGTCTTGATAGCGTCGGCCGATGAAGAAAGCGCCAGAAAAGCGATCAAGATAATAGAGGACCTGACCAAGGAGGTCGAGGTTGGAGCGGTGTACACCGGAAAGGTAACGCGCCTTATGGACTTCGGCGCTTTCGTGGAGGTCCTTCCCGGCAAAGAGGGCCTGGTCCATATCAGCGAGCTTGCCGATTACCGCGTGGCCAGCGTAGAAGACGCGGTGAAGGTAGGGGACGAGGTCATGGTCAAGGTCATCGAGATCGACCGCATGGGACGCGTTAACCTGTCACGCCGCGCCGTCTTCCAGGATGCAGCTGGTGGTGAAGGCGGTCAGCAAACGCCCCCGCCGCAAAGCCAGCGCGATAGACCGCAGCGTCCCGGTGGATTCCGCGGAGACCGGCCGCCGCGCCGCGATCAACCAAGAAACCCGAACCGCAGGCCCAATCGATAAACCTTTGTAAGAAGGGGGCATCGAAACCATGATCAAGGTAGTTATTCACGGCGTTCTAGGCAGAGTGGGGCAGGAGGTACTGCGCGCCGTATGCGCGGACACGGAACTGCAGGCGGTAGGGGCTGTTGACATCAAAGCCAAGAGCGATAAGCTCGCGTTGCCCGGCACTGCCGCGGAGATACCTCTTTCCAGCGACGTCGATTCAATTCTTTCCTCTACGAACCCGGATGTAATGGTGGATTTCACCCTCTATCAAGCCGCCATGCCGGCGATACGCGCCGCCGCTAAACATAAGGTGAACCTGGTCATCGGAACGACCGGCTTCTCGCAGCAGGATATCGACGAGATCGATAAGCTGTGCCGCGACAATACGATCGGCGCTGTCGTAGCCTCCAATTTCGCCCTCGGGGCAATACTGATGATACATATGGCTAAAGTAGCGGCGAAATATTTCGACTACGCCGAGATCATAGAGAAACATCACGAGAAAAAGGCCGACGCCCCGTCCGGCACGGCGCTTTCGACGGCTAAGGCCATGGTCGAAGCCCGCGGCAAGGGATTCACCATGCCGCCCCTGGAAAAAGAGACGCTGGCCGGCACACGCGGCGGAAATGTCGACGGCATAAGCATACACAGCGTGCGCCTGCCGGGATATATGGCTAATCAGGATATCATTTTCGGCT
This sequence is a window from Dehalococcoidia bacterium. Protein-coding genes within it:
- a CDS encoding polyribonucleotide nucleotidyltransferase; the protein is MPHRYECLLGSQPLIIETGAIANQADGSVTVRYGDTLILATVCVSKTEREDADMVPLTVDYEEKHYAAGKIPGSFIRRESRPSQDAILADRLIDRSLRPLIAKGFKHDTQIVITVLSTDQENDPDILAIIGASAALSISKVPFDGPISAVRVGYIEGNLVLNPTFSQLEESKLDIVVSGTKDAPAMVEAEADEIADQVILDAIMMAQEANQNAILLQEKLREECGKPKMDFNPAIVKPEALEAVSAIVGDRLGEVVYKTKLDRQADLDAIEQELNKQLNEQFTSKEISSALEALVKKAVRSQILEKGVRSAGRKPNEIRPITCEVGALPRTHGSGLFTRGSTQVLSITTLGSSSEEQMIDTISQQDSKRFLHHYNFPPFCVGETGRMTGPKRREIGHGALAERALTPVIPTKEEFPYTLRVVSEVLSSNGSSSMGSVCASSLSLMDAGVPIKKAVAGVAMGLIAEGDQYVILTDIEGLEDAYGNMDFKVAGTVDGINALQMDIKLKGIPYAVIEKGLKQAYEARLFILDKMNQAIGTHRTELSKYAPRIYRMMINPEKIGTVIGPGGKMIRSIVEQTKSKVDIEDDGTVLIASADEESARKAIKIIEDLTKEVEVGAVYTGKVTRLMDFGAFVEVLPGKEGLVHISELADYRVASVEDAVKVGDEVMVKVIEIDRMGRVNLSRRAVFQDAAGGEGGQQTPPPQSQRDRPQRPGGFRGDRPPRRDQPRNPNRRPNR
- a CDS encoding M48 family metalloprotease → MWAQIRSNKIRSVILVAALAGVLVLLGYFLGEAFLGSGLAGLIIALIIWLVMNLIAYFQGGALVLSLSRARKIGPSDYPRLWNVVEEMKIASGLEKMPDVYIIDDPAMNAFATGRSPKHAAVAVTSGLLQKMNRDELQGVIAHEISHIQNRDVLLMTLCSVLLGTIVILAWYGSRVMLFSGGGRRSGSGGGGSAGAIIIIVALALAILAPIFAYLIYFAISRKREYLADASGALYTRYPEGLASALEKISGSTVQLKSANQAFAPMYIANPFRKQGMSASDLTSTHPPVRERIRILRSMAGGASFADYDKAFRQVHKGKGGVIPGAALAGAGAAGLVATRQSAVEDKAAEKREKLDRSREVSSVLENLNKYTALACQCGTAFRIPPDYKGKVIRCPRCGRDNQIPNR
- a CDS encoding zf-TFIIB domain-containing protein, whose protein sequence is MRCPVCKVPMIVVEHNRIELDYCTRCLGVWFDAGELELLLESAGMHSADFNMQKILGMPERKIKEAARKCSLCGKKMKKVAIISDPEVIIDACIQGEGLWFDGGEVGQVIKHLVSQHAAASGAPDRVIEFLGETFKSRE
- a CDS encoding FAD-dependent oxidoreductase, with protein sequence MTADNRFDIVIVGGGPNGTALAAYLSKSGLKVCVLEERYEAGGSAETAEAKAGLRLYPHAILMYAAPAPGFDQLELWKYGFRMTWNPQDVIGHATNGLSCSNGIAGLSPKDMAGYMKISGLVGNPPFARELMRATNWCPPHPDYVEIDENTIPYMQVYKKYVPEVWTKEILDMTLFDFMDEWFDTEPWKCTVASAAWWSGAAAHWEGVAIPAFINVMQLFIAALSVPRGGMHGYFHAIFRAAIAHGTTFKAACPVEEIIVQNGRAVGVRLRDDAAAREKTIWADKAVISACDVKQTFNQLVGPSHLDKGFLQKVNDISIKGGTLWVSQFLLKKPLSWKPAWQKMGGGHQEVPYGSAYPMDSRDIYYENVSDVDAFKGNPSVPAERYLWFLAPSQAFDPTDNQCPGVYPKGVLSATFEAGATPPEYNVEAPDAADKVKTEMEAYFRKAFSGPLEGLEDDNVIMHWSTAPFEMIHRNRSLLGGTWCGHRHCGDQLFNKPHFRDIARYRTPIDGLYLCHQTSGHPGGLCLMAIPYNLMHILIEDGVVEPGDWWYPSPYYIPERGKISAVPGQGRMPE
- a CDS encoding CdvA-like protein; this encodes MASKYAKGLHAAFTALESNQGYLKNLEKLKAEGSVPNDQYDSMKEEYGRKIPPAESEIKAIKNRVERELDALKKEQGVVKKDLDNLSTRNKVGEIPLEKFRSMDAKLRRRNEQIETEMAEFENLLKANCAADIWQGPPGKSSGYSAPRL
- a CDS encoding LemA family protein — encoded protein: MAWVIAVVIVVGILVILGIMFFVIYNSLVGLRNQVKNSWAQIDVQLKRRHDLIPNLVETVKGYAAHERQTLEAVIQARNTAVSAVGKGVGEQAKAEGGLSGALSKLFAVAEQYPNLKANENFLALQEELTSTENKISFARQFYNDSVMTLNNKVQMFPSNIIASVSGFKAGEFFEVESAAERQAPKVSFS
- the rpsO gene encoding 30S ribosomal protein S15, with amino-acid sequence MNKERKQAILEGFRLHEKDSGSPEVQVALLTERINNLTEHMRVNRHDYDSLRGLLILVGQRQRLLQYISREDPERYRSLIARLGLRK
- the dapB gene encoding 4-hydroxy-tetrahydrodipicolinate reductase, with protein sequence MIKVVIHGVLGRVGQEVLRAVCADTELQAVGAVDIKAKSDKLALPGTAAEIPLSSDVDSILSSTNPDVMVDFTLYQAAMPAIRAAAKHKVNLVIGTTGFSQQDIDEIDKLCRDNTIGAVVASNFALGAILMIHMAKVAAKYFDYAEIIEKHHEKKADAPSGTALSTAKAMVEARGKGFTMPPLEKETLAGTRGGNVDGISIHSVRLPGYMANQDIIFGSLGQTLKISHETVSREAFMPGVLMAVKHVNENKGLIVGLDKLLGL